The window ACAGAGGAAGTGGCGATATAAAAGACTGAATGGCATCAAAGCTGTTTTTGAGCAGTGAACCAAGCAACAAAAGAGCCTAAAGATGAGTCATATTAAGCCACACAGTAAAGTATTTGTGGCAGTGAAAGAGTTGTCGCTGGAAAACCAGTGCTCCTAGTTTAATACTTTGGAATTCTTCAAATGGAAAATTAtcatatttaatggtgtatGAGTAAAAGcctgctttgtttgaaaacgtgGCTTCATTGAGCATTAAAGTTGCATTTTACTGTGGTGTGAGTATTGTGTTTGTCCCATGATGTCAAGTTAGTTTTAAAAAGTCAATTAGACTCACGATCAACCGATAACAGTTCAGTGTAGCTTTGCTGCCACCTTCTGGACACCAGGCTTCTCTTAAGTTCACATTAATTCACACTTTCTTAAACTTTTCTGCATATATAATACAACTGCAACTATGAAATAATacatataaaatgtgtttttaaaggagaCCTGTTGGATACATGGGaagtttcaaataatgttaTCAGAGTATGTGCAAGTTGTCTCTAGGCTTTGTATGATGTCAGAGAGGATGGGTTTATCGCTAATATGGTCATCTTAGGGACAGAGCTATAAATACAACGCCCCCACCCACCTGCCGTTCAAATCTTTTGTTTGCAAGCAGCAGCCAATTAGATGATAGCTGTATTAAAGGAATCAGGGGAACGCTGGCTTAAAGGGTGGGTAAATGGAAATAAATGGCTTGTTTCCTGCATCACAGCCGAGTATAAGATAAAATGAGGAAATCTTTTTATACTGCAGTCACTCTTTTAGTAACCAAGGATGGACATATGGAGCTTGAAACCCCTGAAAGCTGATTCTGCTCATCAGGATGTTTTCTGtcggagaaacgtttcgtcactgtTCCATGtgactttctttctttgtggagACCAAAAACATTTCTCCGTTGGAAAGTACGAAcatgagcatgcatcaagatattAGGACTCCTTTAATgcaatatacatatgaatgacttaTTGGTAAGAAATTAATTGGcttgaaaatgttgaaaatgtcTTAACTGGGTTtaagaaaaccccccaaaaactaAATGACTTGTTTgggtgtttgattttttttaattttatttatttattttttacattaatcatttgatttttttttaaccactgaCATAAACCAGATATattgaatgttttttaaaatatttctagAATGAATTATTTATCGGACAGTATTATGAGATTTAAAAAGATTATATCAGCGTAATTAAAAATAAGAGCATGCGTTTGATATATTTCATTGCTGTATTTGCTGCTGTTGGTGCTTTGACAGTGCATGAAGATTAACTgctgaattttttattttctcctgcAGGAGCTGCGGGTTATCCCTTGTGCCCACAGATTTCATAAGAAATGTGTCGACCCCTGGCTGCTCCAACATCACACCTGTCCCCACTGCAGACACAACATCATTGGTGAGTTGATGTTCAACCTCTGGTTATGCTGAGGGTCccttttagaaatgtttcttaatgttgttttatttgtcatcACAGAGCAAAAGAAGGGAAATCCAGGACCAGCATGCATGGACCCCGGCAATCCAGTCCATGGCAGGCAACGAGTGGTCCTGCCAGTTCATTACCCGGGAAGGGTGCACCGTGCTGGTCAGGTGACAGCTTACCCAACTAGAACCAGCATGGACCCGCATGGCAACCCAATCACGGTGCTCACTGTGGACCAGCACCCAGATCCCCAAGGTCTGTACCCACCCCAATCGACGTCGGCCTTTCTCCGGAGCTACCACCCCACTCTCCTGGAGCATTCAATCAACCCTCACCACTGTGGATTAGAGCACCGTGGACCCCCTGCTTACCCTTCACAGCCTCATCATGTTACGTTTAAAAGACCCAAAATCCATAATCGCAACTTCTCCCGGGCAGCCTGTTTTTCGCAGTATGAAACCATGTACCAGCACTACTACTTTCAGGGGCTGACTTTCCCTCAACCTCCTGATGGTGGCCAAGGATCTGCTGTGCCAGGGCAGCTTGGTGGAGGAGGGGTCCACAAGAGCCACCACAGCAGGGCTTTTCAGCAAGGGCTGTTGTACCCCACGGTGGTACACATGGCACCTGCGTCTTCTTCAAGGATAGCTGATAATGGCAGCACTTCTGGCCTTAGCTGCTATCACGGGCACCGCTCAGTGTGCAGCGGCTACCTCGCTGACTGTCCTGGCAGtgatagcagcagcagcagctctggcCAGTGCCATTGTTCCTCCAGTGACTCCATGTTGGACTGTACTGAAGTCAGCAACCAGGGGGTCTACGGTAGCTGCTCTACTTTCCGCAGCTCACTGAGCAGCGACTACGATCCTTACGTTTACCGGAGCAAGAGTCCGTGTCGGGGCTCCGGGGGGGAAGCGGGAGCTACGGCTTGCAACACAGTTTCAGCTGAGGACTCATCTTCCCCTGCACCCTTGGGACATGACTGCCTCCAGCTCCCAGCTGGAGCTTCAGGATATAACACGGGGGACCATCTCTCCAACTGCAGTTTGGAGCCCAACTATAGCAGTCGCTCATCACTGGAACCCAGGGAGAACAGCAAAAATAGTACTACCTCAGCCGGGGCTTCAGAGGCTGCCGGAGGTGACAGGGGACAGGGGGCACAAGAGGAGTCGGGGGAGCTCGGGGCCGCAGCCTGTAGCTGCTGTTTTGAGGTGCTTCCGCCCAATGTTGAGTGCAAAGGGCAGGACTTGGACCAAGCAGGGCGTCTTGCCTCCGAACGCTGTCACAGGGAAATGGACTTCCAGGGGTCAACCTCCAAGAACTACTTTGCCTCTGAGCAATTGTGCCCTTCCTCTGAGCAGGTGAGCTATGAAGGGCTGCCTTGCTGCTTCTACAAAGAGATGAAGGTCCACAGGGCCACAGCAGGGCGTTATACTGAGGACTACGCTGTTAATGTGCAGTATGCACACGCAGACTCAGAGGCCTGCTCAGGACAGGGCTGCTGCGAACTCAACCAGAGAATACCCATTATTCCTGAGGACACAGATTGTGAATCGGGTACAGGGGCAGAGACCCAGAGCAGTTTATTACCagtcagtgtcacagtggagACGGAGTTGCGGACAGGGGAGCAGCGTGAGCCCACGGACAGGTACTTCACCTCAGGACAGTTTAGAGGTCACCCATACCTTCAAGAGGAGGAGACCAGGGCTTTGTTTCACCCTCAGCTCTCTGCAAGCCCCACTGTACTGGGAAGCAGTACTTCAACATATGAGGGAGGTTTGGGCATATGAACCTGAGTCCTGAAAGAATGGGACAATGTATGTGGTACCGTGTCAGTCAATCATTGAAACCCTCAGTTGCCTTGTTCTAGCCTTGCTCTCTGAGCACTGAATGTTATCATCTTAGATTGTGTGGATTTCTACTGAAATGGCCTgtcattcatatatatatatatatatatatatatatatatatatatatatatgtatatgtgtatatatgtatgtatatatatgtatgtatatatatgtatgtatatatatatatatatatatatatacatacatatatatatattagtattAAGTTCATTCCTGTGGCCACAAATGATACTACACACATGgatggaggttgttaactgaaaaTTCAATTGGGTTGGTATTGGCATCTATTTGAAGACTTCCTGCTGCCATGAAGGGTTTGCAATCTGGGCCCAGTTTTTAATAAAATCTcaactcagttttgtttttatgtgccAGCTCtagaaatctgattttttttttttttacacataagtACACTATCCGCATCTACATAtacattttgcatatttgtgcACATGACCACTGCCTTTAAAGCTTCATCCACCAAGTCAAGTAGATTTTATGGACTTAGCTACCAATACCAAAACAGAAAGAcatgattgttttattttaaactgttttcaaGCAGGGAAATGGGTCTTTCTAGGTATTTGTGACCCACTCATTTCtccatggagaaaaaaaaaaagctatgtatAACTACAGAAAATTGCATAGAAATGTGAATGCAAGGCTGACACTGGTCAATACACAGAATTTGTTTTATGCATTGCATTTCTGTCCAGTTGTGGCCTACCTGTATGAGAGATGCCAGAGCAACGTGGCAAGCCTTATGCTGGGCTGGGAAGCTATTTGTAGCAATATCTAGACACTGCACAGGTTTTCGTTAAACTTCAGACCAGAGCGAGTGTCTCGGGGTCAATAGATTCAAACATAGAGTGTAGCACTCTACTTAATGTTTGGAAGcccttaaaagtgtattttttttgtcacttACCCGATTTCCACAATGAAACATGCTCTATTAAATATCTTTAAAGGTTCTAGCATGTATCAAAAGGCCAAAGGAAAGTAGCTGGAAAAGACTCATCTTTTAAAAGGGTTCCTTATTTGTACtgtgacttttctttttgaatGATGCAGTTATAAGTACCGCAGTGTATCCGTTTGAATCGTGCTGTGCATAATACATACTTGCGATATCATTGCTTGTCATTCATGCCTTTCTGTTTGTCCTGCAGACTGTTTTTAATACTGTTTCTATGAAATATACACATTCTCTACACAGAGGAAAACCTGAAATAACCCTATTTATAAGTTAACCCAGTGCTGTAATCAAGTGAGAATCTAATCTTGCCTTTTGCATAGAGATATGTACCTACTGCAAATATAACATTTTGGGGTACTTGAGTCACTatttaagtttttttgtttttgttattgtttctaGCACttaagattaaaaaatgtgtacaaaaattaatattttttaagaatataattattttctgtcattactattacaaatgtttaaaaaaaaaaaaaaggctagaAATCAatctgtatatttctgtacctGTATAGCAAACACATTTCATAAATGGAAATATGTTCtctgaatatttatttactaatatatttatctttaagcCATGTCTTATGTTCCGAGTGTATGAACATTTGagttgctttttattttgagGAAAATCACTAACATGAGACTTTGTATATACATGGTAATTGCACAAAAGACGATTAAATCTTCTCTGACCaaaaaactgattttaaaactTTAGTACCATACAGTTTTGTAATTAAAGTGTATAAAGATATGTAAAATATACAGTTTTATTCAAGTAACTAATGTTGTGGTGTCCTGCTTTTCATCATGTGCACTCTATATTaatgttttcttattttgtgCAAAAAGTCAGTGGTTTAAATTCTAAGAGCTTCATTATAAGGAGTAATTAATGTGCCTTTTGCAGCTTTGGTAATAATCCATTTGGATATTATGATTAGCTTTTTTAGCTTTTATTCATCACCAAAAcacattaccaaaaaaaaaaatcatcttgtCATTTGTACAAGTACACATACAGTGAGATCTATTAAGAGCAGTTTTCATAATAATTCCTCTGGATTTCATAAATGTTCTCTGACCTTTGGTCATTCTGCAATGAGCAGATGGAAGCCTCAAGCTAGAAAACTCAAGTCTGAAAAATCTGTACAGTCATACTGCAGAGACGCCTGAAACTGACTTTACTTATTCGATATTTTACAGAAGGCATTCGGAGTGCATCTCACAGCTTGAAACCAGAGTGAAGAGCCACAACTCCACCTGTGAAATTGTAGTATTGCACACAATAGAAACCTGCATCTTCAATCATGGATTTGAACTCCTCCTGCAGAGGAAAAAGAACAAGGGGACCAATGACTAACAGTGAATCCACAAAGTGacagacatgcacacagcaGTACAGTGTGAATACATAACAAgcttcagctgtttcttttccagAGTGGATGTTTAATACTGTGACTGTGCATATAGATCCAATCAGTTGATGTGCACTAAAGACACTGTAACCTCATTTAAATGCTGTCAATTTTTTCTTAGACTAAAAGAGGGTTTAGAAATGTGACAAACAGTGCCAGTACAATCGAGTACTCAGATAAACAAATTCACGCCATTTATCATGAATCAAATCTCTCTTTCAGAAAAAATTATGTGAATGAAAGATCTAAGAAGGGAACTTGAAATTCAGAACTGTAATCAAAGTAAGCGCAGCAATGACAGAAATAAGATACAGACCATAAATCTGCCTTACCTGGCTGGGGAACTTGCGGATGCTCTCTACTAAATACTGATAAGACTTCCAGTCTCCAGCAATAACCTCTCCCAACACTGGGATTATCTGGAAACTGTACGCATCATAAAGCCTGAAAAAGAAAACGGGAATCTCTCAGAACTAGAACCCAGTGTTAGTCTCAAATAACTCCCATAATTACACatttcactgagctcctggacagtctgaggTGCAGCCTGACAGAATTGGATGCACCAAATCATGTCAGGTAAGCATGGGGCTACTCaatagtagagatggcacgataccacttttttatgtccgataccgataccgatatcataaatttggatatctgccgataccgatatgaatccgatatagtgtttttttaatcaacaaaactgttttttaaaatatcttgctgcattttgcaagtctgcaagttcatactcaagtttaaaacaacaactacactaaagctattctgttatacctgtatacaaaaaaaatatttcatagttcagcaatactgatcaatctaataaacttagacctacaccatcctccctattctggtattttaaagagtacttagcgtaaatattaagcaacctaactaatagggttccaactcccagcaacaacaaaaataaataaataaaaaatagggaaccacccctcacgctccacctcatgatgcttaatcaacgtaatcaaccttaatttgatgcagtgtgaaaaaaaatgcacagaaatcaattatttttcaagaaatattaaatagattcaacatctttcttcaacaaaattgcagactgcacagatggtaccttcccaaaggaaaatgtactatagcttactagggtatatatattagacttaatagtcactatatacagtaattgacttctattcattttacatcaaattaaaactttgggtgtcagataattatttattaaaagctagacattttaaatgagaataagaaagaaaagtatgtctttgtgcccccttttcccagttaatgccctatcggcccccctggctaaactttgctagatccgcccctgcacagttaccagccgtcagctacgtagaaaaagatcctggtgtagaaagtaatatt is drawn from Maylandia zebra isolate NMK-2024a linkage group LG12, Mzebra_GT3a, whole genome shotgun sequence and contains these coding sequences:
- the znrf3 gene encoding E3 ubiquitin-protein ligase znrf3 isoform X2, with the protein product MMILPRRGSDRVPDSVVLVILVVAASLGTVFAKDTAFVEVVLFESSPNGDYTTYTTGLQGRFSKAGATISAEGEIVQMHPLGLCNNNDEEDLYEYGWVGVVKLEQPELDPSCLTVLGKAKRAVQRGATAVIFDVSENPDAIDQLNQVAEDPLKRPVVYVKGNDAVKLMNIVNKQKVARARIQHRPPRPTEYFDMGIFLAFFVVVSLVCLILLIKIKLKQRRSQSSMNRMAIQALEKMETRKFKAKGKGQRESSCGASDSLSSSSTSDCAICLEKYIDGEELRVIPCAHRFHKKCVDPWLLQHHTCPHCRHNIIEQKKGNPGPACMDPGNPVHGRQRVVLPVHYPGRVHRAGQVTAYPTRTSMDPHGNPITVLTVDQHPDPQGLYPPQSTSAFLRSYHPTLLEHSINPHHCGLEHRGPPAYPSQPHHVTFKRPKIHNRNFSRAACFSQYETMYQHYYFQGLTFPQPPDGGQGSAVPGQLGGGGVHKSHHSRAFQQGLLYPTVVHMAPASSSRIADNGSTSGLSCYHGHRSVCSGYLADCPGSDSSSSSSGQCHCSSSDSMLDCTEVSNQGVYGSCSTFRSSLSSDYDPYVYRSKSPCRGSGGEAGATACNTVSAEDSSSPAPLGHDCLQLPAGASGYNTGDHLSNCSLEPNYSSRSSLEPRENSKNSTTSAGASEAAGGDRGQGAQEESGELGAAACSCCFEVLPPNVECKGQDLDQAGRLASERCHREMDFQGSTSKNYFASEQLCPSSEQVSYEGLPCCFYKEMKVHRATAGRYTEDYAVNVQYAHADSEACSGQGCCELNQRIPIIPEDTDCESGTGAETQSSLLPVSVTVETELRTGEQREPTDRYFTSGQFRGHPYLQEEETRALFHPQLSASPTVLGSSTSTYEGGLGI
- the znrf3 gene encoding E3 ubiquitin-protein ligase znrf3 isoform X1; this encodes MMILPRRGSDRVPDSVVLVILVVAASLGTVFAKDTAFVEVVLFESSPNGDYTTYTTGLQGRFSKAGATISAEGEIVQMHPLGLCNNNDEEDLYEYGWVGVVKLEQPELDPSCLTVLGKAKRAVQRGATAVIFDVSENPDAIDQLNQVAEDPLKRPVVYVKGNDAVKLMNIVNKQKVARARIQHRPPRQPTEYFDMGIFLAFFVVVSLVCLILLIKIKLKQRRSQSSMNRMAIQALEKMETRKFKAKGKGQRESSCGASDSLSSSSTSDCAICLEKYIDGEELRVIPCAHRFHKKCVDPWLLQHHTCPHCRHNIIEQKKGNPGPACMDPGNPVHGRQRVVLPVHYPGRVHRAGQVTAYPTRTSMDPHGNPITVLTVDQHPDPQGLYPPQSTSAFLRSYHPTLLEHSINPHHCGLEHRGPPAYPSQPHHVTFKRPKIHNRNFSRAACFSQYETMYQHYYFQGLTFPQPPDGGQGSAVPGQLGGGGVHKSHHSRAFQQGLLYPTVVHMAPASSSRIADNGSTSGLSCYHGHRSVCSGYLADCPGSDSSSSSSGQCHCSSSDSMLDCTEVSNQGVYGSCSTFRSSLSSDYDPYVYRSKSPCRGSGGEAGATACNTVSAEDSSSPAPLGHDCLQLPAGASGYNTGDHLSNCSLEPNYSSRSSLEPRENSKNSTTSAGASEAAGGDRGQGAQEESGELGAAACSCCFEVLPPNVECKGQDLDQAGRLASERCHREMDFQGSTSKNYFASEQLCPSSEQVSYEGLPCCFYKEMKVHRATAGRYTEDYAVNVQYAHADSEACSGQGCCELNQRIPIIPEDTDCESGTGAETQSSLLPVSVTVETELRTGEQREPTDRYFTSGQFRGHPYLQEEETRALFHPQLSASPTVLGSSTSTYEGGLGI